The following are encoded in a window of Halorarum salinum genomic DNA:
- a CDS encoding ABC transporter ATP-binding protein, whose translation MTLLELDGLTKEFGGLVATDDVTFDVEEGERVSIIGPNGAGKSTLINLVTRRLEPTAGDVRFKGESILGKKPHEVVQRGISKSFQTASIFPELTVRENAEIAALAAEHGSFRFNFLRHRDRYPAVAELTRETLESVGLHGQRDVPAEDLPYGDKRRLELGIALASEPDLLLMDEPTAGMSPDETSDTVELIEEVKEQLGLTFILVEHDMEVIFSISDRILVLNRGEIIADGTPEEVQGDAAVQEAYLGGVEL comes from the coding sequence ATGACGCTGCTCGAACTCGACGGCCTCACGAAGGAGTTCGGCGGCCTCGTCGCCACCGACGACGTCACCTTCGACGTCGAGGAGGGCGAGCGCGTCTCCATCATCGGCCCGAACGGGGCCGGCAAGTCGACGCTCATCAACCTCGTCACCCGCCGGCTCGAACCCACCGCGGGCGATGTCCGGTTCAAGGGCGAGTCGATCCTCGGGAAGAAGCCACACGAGGTGGTCCAGCGCGGCATCAGCAAGTCGTTCCAGACCGCATCCATCTTCCCGGAGCTGACCGTCCGGGAGAACGCGGAGATCGCCGCGCTCGCGGCCGAACACGGCTCGTTCCGGTTCAACTTCCTGCGCCACCGGGACCGCTACCCGGCCGTCGCCGAACTGACCCGGGAGACGCTCGAATCGGTCGGCCTCCACGGCCAGCGGGACGTGCCGGCCGAGGACCTCCCGTACGGCGACAAGCGCAGGCTCGAACTCGGCATCGCGCTCGCGAGCGAACCCGACCTCCTCCTGATGGACGAGCCGACCGCGGGCATGTCCCCCGACGAGACGAGCGACACGGTCGAACTCATCGAGGAGGTCAAGGAGCAGCTCGGACTCACGTTCATCCTCGTGGAACACGACATGGAAGTCATCTTCAGCATCTCCGACCGCATCCTCGTGTTGAACCGTGGCGAGATCATCGCCGACGGGACGCCCGAGGAGGTACAGGGCGACGCGGCGGTCCAGGAGGCGTACCTCGGGGGGGTGGAGCTTTGA
- a CDS encoding branched-chain amino acid ABC transporter permease, with protein MSDEVGTSTEEETFVGAGLYDRWRTVQGNEATVAAITVAAVAVFPWLFADAPVLSDVLQGYRGLASLILIWGIFAIGFDLLLGYTGLLSFGHAAFWGGAAYAAGIFSAEVSGLPLLVVLAGTTFAVLLSWVLGYLSLRRGGIYFAILTLAFAQMLFYMAASPLASLTNGENGFTSVHVEPLFGVIDLGLPVFWPVSILLGEMLYVFVAAFFVLAVVVAYRVLNSPYGIVLNAIRENEQRAEFVGLNVRRYKLMAFVISGAFAGVAGSLFTIHGNYVPLESLYWTESGEIVIITVLGGAGSLFGPILGAGLYLYVENVVSGFGTIGTLWHLILGVIFVGVIWLFPRGIWGIVEDVREAVRDRMGGER; from the coding sequence GTGAGCGACGAAGTCGGAACGTCGACGGAGGAGGAGACGTTCGTCGGCGCCGGCCTCTACGACCGCTGGCGGACGGTCCAGGGCAACGAGGCGACGGTGGCGGCCATCACGGTCGCGGCGGTCGCGGTCTTCCCGTGGCTGTTCGCGGACGCCCCCGTCCTCAGCGACGTCCTGCAGGGCTACCGCGGCCTGGCGTCGCTCATCCTCATCTGGGGCATCTTCGCCATCGGCTTCGACCTGCTGCTCGGCTACACCGGACTGCTGTCGTTCGGACACGCCGCCTTCTGGGGCGGCGCGGCCTACGCGGCGGGCATCTTCAGCGCGGAGGTCTCTGGCCTGCCGCTCTTGGTCGTGCTCGCGGGGACGACCTTCGCCGTCCTGCTGTCGTGGGTGCTCGGCTACCTCTCGCTGCGCCGGGGCGGCATCTACTTCGCCATCCTGACGCTGGCGTTCGCCCAGATGCTGTTCTACATGGCGGCCTCGCCGCTGGCGTCGCTCACGAACGGGGAGAACGGCTTCACGAGCGTGCACGTCGAACCGCTGTTCGGCGTGATCGACCTCGGGCTCCCGGTGTTCTGGCCGGTCTCGATCCTGCTCGGCGAGATGCTGTACGTGTTCGTCGCGGCGTTCTTCGTGCTCGCCGTGGTGGTCGCGTACCGCGTCCTCAACTCGCCGTACGGCATCGTGCTGAACGCCATCCGCGAGAACGAACAGCGCGCGGAGTTCGTCGGACTGAACGTCCGGCGCTACAAGCTGATGGCGTTCGTCATCTCGGGCGCGTTCGCCGGGGTCGCGGGCAGCCTGTTCACCATCCACGGCAACTACGTCCCGCTCGAGTCGCTGTACTGGACCGAGAGCGGCGAGATCGTCATCATCACGGTGCTGGGCGGCGCGGGCTCGCTGTTCGGCCCCATCCTCGGCGCGGGGCTGTACCTCTACGTCGAGAACGTCGTCAGCGGCTTCGGGACGATCGGGACGCTGTGGCACCTCATCCTCGGGGTCATCTTCGTCGGCGTCATCTGGCTGTTCCCGCGGGGGATCTGGGGAATCGTCGAGGACGTCCGCGAGGCCGTCCGCGATCGCATGGGGGGTGAGCGCTGA
- a CDS encoding substrate-binding protein has translation MARDSESLTRRDVLKTSGAAGAVGLAGLAGCTGGGGGGDSEYPALGNYPVEGDTVTFGFNVPTTGPYSSEGEDELRAYQLAVEHLNNGGGWVDDFGDLSGDGVLDYEVDYVEGDTATDADTARESASRMIERDDVIMFSGGSSSATAIAMQGLAQEERVLFMCCLTHSNDTTGKDCQRYGFREMFNAYMTGQALAPVVTEDYGSDLSFYQLYADYSWGQTQQESMRMFFEEAGWSEVDSVATPLGESDYQSYLSEAASSGADALFLNHYGLDGANSLSQAVEAGIDQDMEIVMPLYNRPMAQGASQAIEGIYGTIAWDSQIDNGPSNTFTEAFGEAYNGRVPSGPAQIAYAQTLQYAAAAERAGTFYPPEVISQLEGYEYDNIGMGAETMRACDHQAQRDIPIVRGLPESEQGDGQFFEVVNVTSRDDVGYACDEGPAADCELGDDGSE, from the coding sequence ATGGCGCGCGATAGCGAATCACTAACCAGGCGCGACGTGCTGAAGACCTCGGGCGCGGCCGGCGCGGTCGGACTCGCGGGACTGGCCGGCTGTACCGGCGGCGGCGGCGGCGGGGACTCCGAGTACCCCGCGCTCGGGAACTACCCGGTCGAGGGGGACACGGTGACGTTCGGCTTCAACGTGCCGACCACCGGCCCGTACTCCTCCGAGGGCGAGGACGAACTCCGCGCGTACCAGCTGGCCGTCGAACACCTGAACAACGGCGGCGGCTGGGTCGACGACTTCGGGGACCTCTCGGGCGACGGCGTCCTCGACTACGAGGTCGACTACGTGGAGGGCGACACCGCGACCGACGCCGACACCGCCCGCGAGTCAGCCTCGCGGATGATCGAGCGCGACGACGTCATCATGTTCTCGGGCGGCTCCTCCAGCGCGACTGCCATCGCCATGCAGGGGCTCGCCCAGGAGGAGCGGGTGCTGTTCATGTGCTGTCTGACCCACTCGAACGACACCACCGGGAAGGACTGCCAGCGGTACGGCTTCCGGGAGATGTTCAACGCGTACATGACCGGACAGGCGCTCGCGCCGGTCGTCACCGAGGACTACGGCAGCGACCTCTCCTTCTACCAGCTGTACGCCGACTACAGCTGGGGACAGACCCAGCAGGAGTCGATGCGGATGTTCTTCGAGGAGGCCGGCTGGTCCGAGGTCGACAGCGTCGCCACCCCGCTCGGGGAGAGCGACTACCAGTCGTACCTCTCGGAGGCGGCGAGCTCCGGCGCGGACGCGCTGTTCCTCAACCACTACGGACTCGACGGGGCGAACTCCCTCTCGCAGGCCGTCGAGGCCGGCATCGACCAGGACATGGAGATCGTGATGCCGCTGTACAACCGGCCGATGGCGCAGGGCGCGTCCCAGGCCATCGAGGGCATCTACGGCACCATCGCGTGGGACTCCCAGATCGACAACGGTCCGTCGAACACGTTCACCGAGGCGTTCGGGGAGGCGTACAACGGGCGGGTCCCGTCCGGGCCGGCACAGATCGCATACGCCCAGACGCTCCAGTACGCCGCGGCCGCCGAGCGGGCGGGGACGTTCTACCCGCCGGAGGTCATCAGCCAGCTGGAGGGCTACGAGTACGACAACATCGGGATGGGCGCCGAGACGATGCGGGCGTGCGACCACCAGGCCCAGCGCGACATCCCGATCGTCCGCGGGCTCCCGGAGTCCGAACAGGGCGACGGTCAGTTCTTCGAAGTGGTGAACGTCACCTCCCGGGACGACGTCGGCTACGCGTGTGACGAGGGCCCGGCAGCCGACTGTGAACTCGGCGACGACGGCTCCGAATAA
- a CDS encoding ABC transporter ATP-binding protein: MLTLEGVDAYYDQSHILRDLSVHVEEGEVCTLLGRNGAGKTTTLRAIAGARPPDVRSGQIRFRGEDITDAATEDVSSMGIALVPEERRIFPNLSVEENLHLADVARNRSNTVGRSVTMGEGGMTTAEVYEEFPRLEERADQRAGTLSGGEQQMLAIARTLKQQTDLLMLDEPYEGLAPQIIASVESAIQRIADSGKTILLVEQNAVAAMNIADRAYVLDQGELVFAGGAEELRGDEEIRERYLGV, from the coding sequence CTGCTCACCCTCGAGGGGGTGGACGCCTACTACGACCAGAGCCACATCCTCCGGGACCTCTCGGTGCACGTCGAGGAGGGCGAGGTGTGCACGCTGCTCGGGCGCAACGGCGCCGGGAAGACGACGACGCTCCGCGCCATCGCGGGCGCGCGTCCCCCGGACGTCAGGAGCGGGCAGATCCGGTTCCGGGGCGAGGACATCACCGACGCGGCCACCGAGGACGTCTCCTCCATGGGCATCGCGCTGGTGCCCGAGGAGCGGCGCATCTTCCCGAACCTCTCGGTCGAGGAGAACCTCCACCTCGCGGACGTGGCGCGCAACCGGTCGAACACGGTCGGTCGGAGCGTCACGATGGGCGAGGGCGGGATGACCACCGCGGAGGTGTACGAGGAGTTCCCGCGCCTGGAGGAGCGTGCCGACCAGCGGGCCGGCACCCTCTCGGGCGGCGAACAGCAGATGCTCGCGATCGCCCGCACGCTGAAACAGCAGACCGACCTGCTGATGCTCGACGAGCCGTACGAGGGGCTCGCGCCCCAGATCATCGCCTCGGTCGAGAGCGCCATCCAGCGCATCGCCGACTCGGGCAAGACCATCCTGCTCGTCGAGCAGAACGCCGTCGCCGCGATGAACATCGCCGACCGGGCGTACGTGCTCGACCAGGGCGAACTGGTGTTCGCCGGCGGCGCCGAGGAGCTCCGGGGCGACGAGGAGATCCGCGAGCGGTACCTCGGCGTATGA
- a CDS encoding haloacid dehalogenase type II yields MAETLCFDMYGTLCDTSSVRETLAAELAVSDALVAELDATWRAKQLQYAYQVALMDDYRPFWDVTRDALGYALDQWGVAADEPTRERVLAAYERLDPFPDAVEALTRLSEAGHTVTALSNGNPEMLGTLAGNAGLAPHLDEVISADEVDSFKPDPAVYENAAERTGRDVGECRLVSGNAWDVAGAGNAGMRTAWVNRRNDPFERAGPEPSLTASSLADVAGELA; encoded by the coding sequence ATGGCGGAGACGTTGTGTTTCGACATGTACGGGACGCTGTGTGACACGAGCAGCGTCCGGGAGACGCTCGCGGCGGAACTCGCCGTGTCCGACGCGCTGGTCGCCGAACTGGACGCGACCTGGCGCGCGAAGCAGCTCCAGTACGCCTACCAGGTCGCGTTGATGGACGACTACCGTCCGTTCTGGGACGTCACGCGGGACGCGCTCGGCTACGCGCTCGACCAGTGGGGCGTGGCGGCGGACGAACCGACCCGCGAGCGCGTGCTCGCCGCCTACGAGCGCCTCGACCCGTTCCCCGACGCAGTCGAGGCGCTGACTCGGCTGTCGGAGGCCGGACACACGGTGACGGCGCTCTCGAACGGGAACCCGGAGATGCTGGGGACGCTCGCCGGGAACGCCGGGCTGGCGCCCCACCTCGACGAGGTCATCAGCGCCGACGAGGTGGACTCGTTCAAGCCGGACCCCGCCGTGTACGAGAACGCCGCCGAACGCACGGGCCGGGACGTGGGCGAATGCCGACTCGTCTCGGGGAACGCCTGGGACGTCGCCGGCGCCGGGAACGCGGGAATGCGGACGGCATGGGTGAACCGGAGGAACGATCCGTTCGAGCGGGCCGGCCCCGAACCGTCGCTCACGGCGTCGTCGCTCGCCGACGTCGCGGGCGAACTCGCCTAG
- a CDS encoding GNAT family N-acetyltransferase: MNLREATPEDVDGVRTVARASLEASYGHAVPTEAIGEAVEAWYDAGDLADELADEDVVFVVAEDAEGSGRVAGFAQSYVVDRREPIGAIDWLHVHPDYRERGVGTDLLRRVESELHDRGATRIEGRVLVANEAGTGFYEEEGFTEGDERTVEIGDESFRERRYTKLLEEDGEAERIEPLTTADGSTLYVAYDEAERASKAPFYATYAEADRTTREGYRCGNCGSVSILMDSMGTVSCPDCGNRRKPVRWDAAYL, from the coding sequence ATGAATCTGCGTGAAGCAACCCCCGAGGACGTGGACGGCGTCCGGACCGTCGCCCGCGCGTCGCTGGAGGCGTCGTACGGCCACGCCGTCCCGACGGAGGCCATCGGGGAGGCCGTGGAGGCGTGGTACGACGCCGGGGACCTCGCCGACGAACTGGCCGACGAGGACGTCGTGTTCGTCGTCGCCGAGGACGCGGAGGGGTCCGGCCGCGTCGCCGGGTTCGCCCAGAGCTACGTCGTGGACCGCCGGGAGCCGATCGGCGCGATCGACTGGCTCCACGTCCACCCCGACTACCGGGAGCGGGGCGTCGGCACCGACCTCCTCCGGCGGGTCGAGTCGGAGCTGCACGACCGCGGGGCGACCCGGATCGAGGGGCGGGTGCTCGTGGCGAACGAGGCGGGGACGGGGTTCTACGAGGAGGAGGGGTTCACCGAGGGGGACGAACGCACCGTCGAGATCGGCGACGAGTCGTTCCGCGAGCGCCGGTACACGAAGCTCCTCGAGGAGGACGGCGAGGCGGAGCGGATCGAACCGCTCACGACCGCCGACGGGAGCACGCTGTACGTCGCCTACGACGAGGCCGAACGCGCCTCCAAGGCGCCGTTCTACGCGACGTACGCGGAGGCCGACCGGACGACCCGCGAGGGGTACCGCTGTGGCAACTGCGGGAGCGTCTCGATCCTGATGGACTCGATGGGGACGGTGTCGTGTCCCGACTGCGGGAACCGTCGGAAGCCGGTGCGGTGGGACGCGGCGTACCTCTGA
- a CDS encoding branched-chain amino acid ABC transporter permease, with protein MSLFADLLGVFLNGLQAGAIYILVAIGLSIILGTLKFVNFAHGALYLVGAYAGLLIANEVSLSNGLLQRYGYDTVGLGWGFLPALVIVPALVFVVGLAMERYLARPFYDRSDLDQILVTFGLAIIVQEAVRVLFGGQSINFRRPGWASGPVALPVVGNFPKWRLYVIAITAVLVLLVFLLVEYTDFGLVVRAGTRDPEMVQLLGIKLTRPYIVMFAIGAALAGVAGVVGAPLENVNPSIGMETLVPAFLVVVIGGVGSIRGAVVGGAAVGMVYAILVGAPLASIPVIGGALSWSAWSQVGIYALAAVVLLLRPEGLFGSEEVS; from the coding sequence GTGAGCCTGTTCGCCGACCTCCTCGGGGTGTTCCTCAACGGGCTGCAGGCCGGGGCGATCTACATCCTGGTCGCCATCGGCCTCTCCATCATCCTGGGCACCCTCAAGTTCGTCAACTTCGCGCACGGCGCGCTGTATCTCGTCGGCGCCTACGCCGGCCTCCTGATCGCGAACGAGGTGTCGCTCAGCAACGGCCTGCTCCAGCGGTACGGCTACGACACGGTCGGCCTCGGATGGGGGTTCCTCCCCGCGCTGGTCATCGTCCCGGCACTGGTGTTCGTCGTGGGGCTGGCGATGGAGCGGTATCTCGCCCGGCCGTTCTACGACCGGTCGGACCTCGACCAGATCCTCGTCACGTTCGGGCTCGCCATCATCGTCCAGGAGGCGGTCCGGGTGCTGTTCGGCGGCCAGAGCATCAACTTCAGGCGGCCCGGCTGGGCGTCGGGCCCCGTCGCGCTCCCCGTCGTCGGCAACTTTCCGAAGTGGCGGCTCTACGTCATCGCCATCACGGCGGTGCTCGTCCTCCTCGTCTTCCTGCTGGTCGAGTACACCGACTTCGGGCTGGTCGTCCGCGCCGGCACGCGGGACCCGGAGATGGTGCAACTGCTCGGCATCAAGCTGACCCGGCCGTACATCGTGATGTTCGCCATCGGCGCGGCGCTCGCGGGCGTCGCGGGCGTCGTCGGCGCGCCGCTGGAGAACGTCAACCCGAGCATCGGCATGGAGACGCTCGTCCCGGCGTTCCTCGTCGTCGTCATCGGCGGGGTCGGCTCCATCCGGGGGGCCGTCGTCGGCGGGGCGGCCGTCGGGATGGTGTACGCCATCCTGGTGGGCGCGCCGCTGGCGAGCATCCCCGTGATCGGCGGAGCCCTCTCCTGGTCGGCCTGGTCGCAGGTCGGAATCTACGCGCTCGCGGCGGTCGTGCTGCTGTTGCGCCCGGAGGGGCTGTTCGGCAGCGAGGAGGTGTCCTGA